The Coffea arabica cultivar ET-39 chromosome 9e, Coffea Arabica ET-39 HiFi, whole genome shotgun sequence genome has a window encoding:
- the LOC113710348 gene encoding uncharacterized protein, which produces MERFNEHIGAVNSCHNDARIQFESFQDQMHSVSNVLRSCGREIDIAYRTRLTAALDVTRFLLKQGLAFRGNDESTSSSNRGNFLELFEWYSQRNTEIFEVVNQNAPANNQLTSPMIQKDLAHACASEITSVIINDIGDNYFSLIVDESRDSSVKEQMGVVLRYVNKEGRVIERFLAIVHVSDTTSLCLKDAIDSLFAQHGLSLSKLRGQGYDGASNMRGEFNGLKALILQENPYAMYIHCFAHQLQLVIVVVAKGNIIVSEFFVYVSMIVNLTVASCKRRDQLRQIEHDKIVTLLDSGDIISEKGKNQETSLARPGDTRWGSHYLTLLRLSSMWVSVIGILGNIQDDATTSDNRGMARGLIDRMNDYEFVFALHLMKYLLGITNDLSLVLQQRDQNIVQPMSLIDTMKSQLQDFREEGWQIILDEVNNFCELNMIPVIDMEDSIAIRGNARRSSRGQTITNFHHYRVEIFCEVVDLIIQEMNNRFSEVSTELLSCIACLDPKSSFSQFNVQKLLRLADLYPEDFSSNDYLYLESQLRNYIYNVQRDPQFSEVGDLGSLAQQMVKTGKNTVFPLVYRLIQLALVLPVATASVERVFSAMNIVKTDLRNKMGDEWMNDCLVVYIEKDIFATIENEQILQRFQRMKTRRMQLPHLRYSSATTTNTSSVNQ; this is translated from the exons ATGGAAAGATTTAATGAACATATTGGAGCTGTGAATAGTTGCCATAATGATGCTAGAATACAGTTTGAAagttttcaagatcaaatgcaTAGTGTGTCAAATGTGCTACGATCTTGTGGGCGCGAAATAGATATTGCATATCGCACCCGTTTAACTGCTGCTCTGGATGTGACCCGCTTTCTTTTGAAGCAAGGATTGGCTTTTCGTGGAAATGATGAGTCAACTAGTTCTTCAAATAGAGgcaattttcttgaattgtttgAGTGGTATAGCCAGCGAAATACTGAGATTTTTGAGGTTGTAAATCAAAATGCTCCTGCAAATAATCAACTAACTTCTCCAATGATTCAAAAAGATCTGGCACATGCTTGTGCCTCAGAGATCACAAGTGTTATAATCAATGATATTGGAGACAATTATTTTTCCCTAATAGTTGATGAGTCTCGAGACAGTTCAGTGAAAGAGCAAATGGGAGTTGTTTTGAGATATGTGAACAAAGAAGGGCGTGTGATTGAACGTTTCCTTGCAATTGTACATGTGTCTGACACCACATCTCTTTGTTTGAAAGATGCAATTGATTCTTTATTCGCGCAACATGGATTATCATTATCCAAATTGAGAGGTCAAGGATATGATGGAGCTTCAAATATGCGAGGTGAGTTCAATGGTTTGAAGGCCCTTATATTACAAGAAAATCCCTATGCGATGTATATTCACTGTTTTGCTCACCAACTCCAGTTagttattgttgttgttgctaAGGGAAATATCATTGTCAGTGAATTCTTTGTCTATGTCTCTATGATTGTCAATTTAACTGTAGCATCATGTAAAAGGAGAGATCAATTAAGACAAATAGAACATGATAAAATTGTTACACTTTTAGACAGTGGAGATATTATTAGTGAAAAAggcaaaaatcaagaaactagTTTAGCAAGACCAGGGGATACTCGTTGGGGATCACACTATCTAACATTACTTCGTCTATCCTCTATGTGGGTTTCGGTGATTGGAATATTGGGAAATATACAAGATGATGCCACCACTTCTGACAATAGAGGCATGGCCAGGGGTTTGATTGATAGAATGAATGATTATGAGTTTGTTTTTGCATTGCACCTGATGAAGTATTTATTGGGAATCACAAATGACTTGTCACTTGTTTTGCAACAAAGGGATCAAAATATTGTCCAACCCATGAGTTTGATTGATACTATGAAATCTCAATTGCAAGACTTTAGGGAAGAGGGATGGCAAATAATTTTAGATGAAGTCAacaatttttgtgagttgaatatGATTCCCGTGATTGATATGGAAGACAGTATAGCAATCCGTGGCAATGCCAGGCGCAGTAGCAGAGGTCAAACCATCACTAATTTTCATCATTATCGCGTGGAAATTTTTTGTGAG GTTGTTGATTTAATTATACAAGAGATGAATAATCGTTTCTCGGAAGTTAGCACGGAATTGCTTAGTTGCATAGCATGTCTTGATCCAAAAAGTTCTTTCTCTCAATTCAATGTGCAGAAACTACTCCGTCTTGCTGATTTATATCCTGAAGACTTCTCAAGTAACGATTATTTATATCTTGAGTCTCAACTTcgaaattatatttataatgtGCAACGCGATCCTCAATTTTCAGAAGTTGGAGATTTGGGAAGTCTTGCTCAACAAATGGTTAAAACTGGTAAAAATACAGTTTTTCCATTGGTTTATCGTCTGATCCAGTTGGCATTAGTTCTACCAGTTGCGACTGCTTCTGTTGAAAGAGTATTTTCTGCAATGAATATTGTCAAGACTGATTTGCGCAACAAAATGGGAGACGAGTGGATGAATGACTGTCTGGTTGTATACATCGAGAAGGATATTTTTGCAACAATTGAAAATGAGCAAATATTGCAGCGTTTTCAACGGATGAAGACTCGCAGAATGCAATTGCCTCATCTTCGTTATTCAAGTGCAACAACTACCAATACTTCAAGTGTTAATCAATAA